The Budorcas taxicolor isolate Tak-1 chromosome 18, Takin1.1, whole genome shotgun sequence genome window below encodes:
- the NFKBID gene encoding NF-kappa-B inhibitor delta: MKVKLDPLDTRLYADPSLPQAGSWRASGLPSGPPQLPPVVTGPSLDTARAHMLALGPQKLLAQDEEGDTLLHLFAARGLRWAAYAAAEMLQAYRHLDIREHKGKTPLLVAAAANQPLIVEDLLNLGAEPNATDHRGRSVLHVAATYGLPRVLSAVINSGVRVDIEARDFEGLTPLHTAILALNVAMHPPDLYPPVLSTQAQDRLACVKMLLHMGADHTSQEIKSNKTVLHLAVQAANPTLVQLLLALPQGDLRAFVNMKAHGNTALHMAAALPPGPAQEAIVRRLLAAGADPTLRNLENEQPVHLLRPGPGPEGLRQLLKRSRVAPPGLSS, from the exons ATGAAGGTGAAGCTG GACCCCCTGGACACTCGGCTCTATGCAGACCCTTCCCTGCCACAGGCAGGATCCTGGAGggcttctgggcttccctcaggACCTCCACAGTTGCCTCCTGTGGTCACTGGACCATCCCTGGACACTGCCCGTGCTCACATGCTGGCTCTAGGGCCCCAAAAGCTGCTGGCGCAGGATGAGGAGGGAGACAC GCTCCTGCACCTGTTTGCGGCACGGGGGTTGCGCTGGGCAGCATACGCCGCAGCTGAGATGCTCCAAGCATACAGACATCTGGACATTCGTGAGCATAAGGGCAAG ACCCCTCTTCTGGTGGCTGCTGCTGCCAACCAACCCCTGATTGTGGAGGATCTACTGAACCTGGGAGCGGAACCCAATGCCACTGACCATCGAGGACGTTCTGTCTTACACGTGGCCGCTACGTATGGGCTCCCAAGAGTCCTCTCG GCTGTAATTAACTCAGGGGTTCGAGTTGACATAGAAGCCAGAGACTTTGAGG GCCTCACCCCACTCCACACAGCCATCCTGGCCCTCAACGTGGCTATGCACCCACCTGACCTGTATCCCCCAGTACTGAGTACCCAGGCCCAGGACAGGCTGGCTTGCGTCAagatgttgctgcacatgggtgCTGATCACACCAGCCAG GAAATCAAGAGCAACAAGACTGTTCTGCACTTGGCTGTGCAGGCTGCCAACCCGACCCTGGTTCAGCTGCTACTGGCACTGCCACAGGGAGACCTGCGGGCCTTTGTCAACATGAAG GCCCATGGGAACACCGCCCTCCACATGGCAGCCGCCCTGCCCCCTGGGCCGGCCCAGGAGGCCATTGTGCGGCGCCTGCTGGCAGCTGGAGCAGATCCAACACTGCGCAACCTGGAGAACGAGCAGCCTGTCCACCTGCTACGGCCTGGGCCGGGCCCCGAGGGG